The genomic interval AACGCTATTTAGAGGAATCCGGAGGGCATCATGGCGAAGGCGAAATTTGAGCGCACGAAGCCACACGTAAACATTGGGACGATTGGTCATATCGATCACGGCAAGACAACGCTGACGGCGGCGATTACCAAGACGCTGGCGGCGAAGGGTTTGGCGGACTATGTGTCCTTCGAAAACATCGATAAAGCCCCGGAAGAGCGGGAACGCGGGATCACGA from Candidatus Lernaella stagnicola carries:
- a CDS encoding GTP-binding protein — encoded protein: MAKAKFERTKPHVNIGTIGHIDHGKTTLTAAITKTLAAKGLADYVSFENIDKAPEERERGIT